The DNA window GTAGTTAGGTACACCGTCGCCGTCCTTGTCCAACGCGCAACCACGTGCATCAACCGCAACACCGGCTGGCGTTGCAGGACACTGGTCAACCGAGTCGGGCACACCGTCAGCATCCGAATCAGCAGGTGCAGCCGGCGCAGGGGCCGGGGCTGGAGCAGCCCCACCGAAGGCGTAGCTAAGACCCAGAGACACGATACCGTCACCAGTTTCGTTATCAGTGCCGTAGAAGTAACGGGCATCACCGCGCAGTGACCATGCTTCGCTCAGCGCGTAGCGCAAACCACCGCCCACGTTCAGCTGGGTATAAACATCGTTAGCCAAACCTTCGTAGTCTGCCTGAGCATGACCAATACCGAAGGCTGAATAAGGCGTCCACTTACTGCCTTCCATTTTGTAGTAACGCAGTACGTCCAGGTTGATTCCGGCAACTTCGGCATCGCGGGCAGGGTTGCCACGGTAATGATCCGCATCGGCAAAGGTAGCACGCAGCTCAATACCCCAGCCGGCACCGACTTCTTTCTCAACACCGAAAAGTGCAGTCGCCTCTGGATCCAAATCGCGATCGCCATCAAAAACCTGGTAACCAATCGCCGGATTCAAATACCACTTGCCTTCATCCGCAGTAGCCAACCCTGGCGCGACTGCGATAGCAACGGCTGCTCCCAATAGGACTTTCTTCATAGGA is part of the Spongiibacter taiwanensis genome and encodes:
- a CDS encoding OmpA family protein, translated to MKKVLLGAAVAIAVAPGLATADEGKWYLNPAIGYQVFDGDRDLDPEATALFGVEKEVGAGWGIELRATFADADHYRGNPARDAEVAGINLDVLRYYKMEGSKWTPYSAFGIGHAQADYEGLANDVYTQLNVGGGLRYALSEAWSLRGDARYFYGTDNETGDGIVSLGLSYAFGGAAPAPAPAPAAPADSDADGVPDSVDQCPATPAGVAVDARGCALDKDGDGVPNYRDKCPNTPAGRKVDQFGCKYVLKQTESIKLEINFALDSDAIPAAYRGELEKVASFMKKYGGVKAVIEGHADSTGAAAYNKQLSQRRADAVRNALIQGYGIEPNRLSAVGYGEERPVASNSTAEGRKANRRVVAVMEAETER